In Bos taurus isolate L1 Dominette 01449 registration number 42190680 breed Hereford chromosome 13, ARS-UCD2.0, whole genome shotgun sequence, the DNA window GTATTCCTCTATCtgaaaaataatcagaaagaCCTGGGATGAATTGTctgcaggaaatgtaagaaacAACCAGTTGAAGGTTGACTCCTGATACTAAAGCTGAGACATTATTAGGAAAGTCTCCAGGCCCTTTCCCATGTTCCCTTTTGACTATTGTGTATTATCCATATGTTTTCCCTCCTTTGTACATTGTTGACTACTATTTTATTATCCATATTTGATCCTTGTTTTAGTTCATAAACCAGGCATcctaaaactcttggaatttACTGTCTTTCATAGGTCTGGAGACAAACCACACACGGGAACTTGAGAAGCGTTCAGTAGTAAATGTGGTTAAAAGTGTCCTTGGCAGTGTGATTACAGGTTTGAGCTTTCTGCACTTCTGGGGAAAGGACAGGGCACTGAGATTGGGAACAGTCCCCACTGGCCAATGATTTAAGCAAAATACCTATTTGATGAAACCTCAAGAAGAATCCATAAATGCGGGTATTCAGAGAGCTTCTGGGGTGTTAAAACAGGGAGGGTGGTGATGTGAGGGCCCTGTATTCTCTAGGACATGGAGGCTCCCCACAACTCCACTTCCACTTTGCCTTGCACATCTACTCATTTTGGTGTGCCTAGAATTATCCTTAATAACAAGGTGTGACCGCTATGTGAATAGTCTTCCTGAGTTTGGTCATCAGATTAACTGAGTTATTGAACTTGGAGGTGGGGTAACAGAACTTCCCAGTTTTAGACACTTTGTCAAATCATGAGGGATGGGCCCACATGGCTGGTATCTGAAGTGAGGACACTTCTGAGACCTCAACATGCAGAATGTACGTTAACTCCCCCGATTTCCTATCCGAATTAAATTGCGTTGTTGCACACCCAGTGGGTGTTTGGGGAATTGGATGTTGTTTCTAGAGACACCACATATTTGGTGTCAAGGAAACCCAACTCACTCTCCCTTGTGCTTTGGGAGCTCAAGTGAGTGCTGGGCCAGGGGAGTAATGAAAGTGGGACACTGCACCCAGAAGCTGTCACCGGTTACCGGTATTTTCAGAGTTCCTGGCAGAATAGGATAGTGTATCAGTTGGGTTGTATCTTGTCAGACCCTGTCACCCTCATGCCATGTGTCCTCCAGCAGGTCAGCCATAGTCCTCATCTGAACAGCAGATAAGTGCTGCATGAGTTCTTGGAAAATATTACAAGTCATAAATATAAACAGCTAATTCACATTTCATGACCATGCTTGGTCATTTTACACTAGGATATGTTCATGAACGATTTCTCTACCTGCTTACTAGGGGccgaaagaaaaaatatttatgggCCAAGTAATAATTATCcctctatttaaaatttaatcacaCAGACCTGGACCACCCAGATGAGGAAATGTTGGGAAAGCATAAAACCCACCCTTTGTGTGGTTGGCTCATGGGGCCAAGGCTTGTACAATATTAGACAATTCTCCAGGCCTTTTTCTTTGTCCCATTTGAATATCGTTTTATTGTTCATATTTGAATGTTGTCCTCGTTCATAGTCCAATATTCCTGAAAATTTTGAAATCTCCGTCTTTCACAGGTACTAAGATTATTGGAAATGGAGCCAGTATACTGACAGGATTGGCTGAAATAGTCAAGAAAGCACTTAAAGGTTAGGACTTTCTGCTtctctggggagagaggagggcacTGAGCCTGAGGTCAGTCACCACTGGCTGACGATTCAACACATATGACTATTGACTGGAACTTCATATAAAGCCATAAATATTGGCTCAGTGAGCTTATGAGGTGGGAGGAAATGGTTGTGAGGTGACGGTGCTCTGCTCAGGAGGACACAGACACTCTGTCCAACCCCATTCCTCCTGTGCCATAAAGATCTCCTCCATTTCACTGTTTCCGAGATTTTTCCTGGACATTAATCTGAGAAAGGTGATTAAGAGTTTTCCTGAGAATGGGGACTGGTTCGATTGAGTTATTTTAAGCATAGAGGTGAAATCATGGAAATTTCAGGTTTAAGTCACTTGTTCAGGAAGATGATAATTTGAGAAGACATGGTGGGCATCTGAAGTTAAGGCAGTCTTCCTATCCCAAACTGTGTCATCAGCACTAACTCCACAGATGTGGTATCAGAAATCAATTGAGAGTGGGCAGCCAACTGGGTGTTGGGAATTGGGTGGTTGGTGGAAAAAACATGTATTTGGTGTCAGGAAAAAACCCAGACTCACCCTCTCCTATGATGTGAGGGCTCAGGTGAGGCTGGGGGAGAGGTGAGTAGTGAAAGTAAGACCCAGGACCCGGAAACTCTCCCGAGTTCTCTGTATTGTCAAGTTCCTAGCCAATCAATAGTGTACTATATGGGTTGTGACATTATCGTATAATGTCTTGACCAGGCAACCCACATGCTTATTCCTGGGCAAGTCATCAGCAGTTTCCTCACCTGACAGGGGAAACATGTTACATGAGTTCTTAGAACAGATGACTAGTTATGAAAGGAAAGACTTTATTCATGTGTCACGAACAGATTTGTCCATTTCCCACCACAATGtgttaatctgaaaaaaaagttcTCTACATACTTGCTGTGGCCAAATAATTATATTCCTCTGTCAAATAATGTTTATTCCAGTATTATTAAGATAATACTGGACCAGGCTGAAAATTTACTTCTGAAACTTACTCTCTTTCATAGGCCAGGTGATGATTTTGGGAATACAATTCGATAACCATACACAAGAGGAATTGCCAACACTCGAGATTGAATACTCAACACTCAGTGAGGAGATCAAAGGTTTGTAGTGTCTGCACCTtggggaagagggaagggcaCTGAGATTCAGATCAATGATCAAAGACCAATGATTCACTCAATAAGTATCTTTCTTGAAACCTCAACAGTGCATAAATATTTCATGGTGAATCTCGTGCATGTTCCACCAAGATGTATTAATCTTAAATTTCTTTACCTAGaatttgggtcacaaagagtattTGGGTGTCAAATAATGAGCATTATTCTATCATGAAATATAATTAGAGCAAGCTGGGATGAATGTCCTGCAGGGAATATAAGAAACAGCCCTGTGTAGGTTGACTCTGGATACCAAAGCTGAGACATTATTAGGAAAGTCTCCAGGCCCATTCCCACATTCTGTTTTGACTATTGCGTATTATCCATAGTTGTTCCCTCATTTGTCCAGTGTTGACAACTATTTTATCATCCATATTTGATCGTTGTTTTTAGTCCATGGACGAGGCCTCCTGCAACTCTTGGATTTATTGTCTTTCCTAGGTGTGGAGACAATCCATAAACAGGGCATTGAGAAGCGTGCAGTACTACCTGTGGTTAAAGGTATCCTCGGTGGTGTGCTTAAAGGTTTGTTCTTCCTGTAcctctggggagaggagagggcatGAGACTGGGAACAGTCCTCACTGGCCCATGAGTCAATCAAAATTCCTGTTTAGTGAAACTGCAAGAAGAATCCATAAATGTGGGGATTCAGAGAGCCTCTGGGCTGTTAAAACAGGGAGGGTGGTGATGTGAGTGTCTTCTGAGTTTGGTCATGAGATAAACTGAGTTATTGAACCTGGGGGTGGGTTAATGGAACTTCCCAGTTTTAGACACTTTGACAAATAATGACGAATGGGCCCACATGGTTGGCTCCTGAACTCGGGACAATACTGAGACTCAACATGCAGAATGTATGTTAACTCCCCCGATTTCTTCTCTGAATTAAATTGCATTGTTGCACACCCCGTGGGTGTTTGGATAACTGGATGTTGTTTCTAGAGACACCACATATTTGGTGTCAAGGAAACCCAACTCACTCTCCCTTGTGCTTTGGGAGCTCAGGTGAGTGCTGGGCCAGGGGAGTAATGAAAGTGGGACACTGCCCGCAGAAGCTGTTACCAATATCAGTGTTTTCAGAGTTCAGGGCAGAATAGGAGAGTATATCAACTGGGTTGTGACAGGGTGTATCTTGTTCGGACCCTGTCACCCTCAAACCATGTGTCCTCCGGCAAGTCATGTATAGTCCTCATCTGAACAGCTAATAAGTGCTGCATGAGTTCTGGGAACATATTTTGAGTCATAAATATGAAGAGCTTATTCACATTTCATGGCCATGTTTGGTCATTTTACACCAGTAAATCTTCATGAAACAGTTCTCTACCTACTTACTTGGGgccagaaagaatgaatatttaTGGGGCAAGTAATGATTATccatctatttaaaaattaatcacacAGACCTGGACCACTGAGAACAGCAACTGCCAGGAAAGCATTAAACCCAGGCCTTGTGGTGGGTTCATGGACCAAGGCTTGTACAATATTAGAAAATTTTCTGTGCCTTTCCTCTGTCTTACATTTTCCTATCGTTTTATTTCTCATATGTGAACATTGTCCTGGATCATGGTACAATATTCCTGAAATGTTTGTCTTTCCTAGGTGTCAAGATTTTCGGAAAGGGAGCCAGTATACTAACAGGATTGGCTGAAATCATCAAGAAAGCACTTAAAGGTTAGGACTTTCTGCTCCTctggggagagaagagggcaCTGAGCCTGAGGTCAGTCACCACTGGCTGATGATTCAATACATATGAGTCTTGAGTGAAACCTCAATAAAAATCCATAAATATTGGCTCAGAGAGCTTATCAGGTGGGGCTAAATGGTCATGAGTTGAGGGTGTTCTGCTCAGAAGGGCATGGAGGCTCCATCCAACTCCACTACACCCGTACCCTAAAGATCTCCTCCATTTCACTGTTTCTGAGTTACTCTGAGAACAGTGATTAAGAGTTTTCCTGAGTTTGTTCACGGTTTGTTTGAGTTTCTGAGCATGGAAGTAGAGTGGAAATTTCGAGTTTCAGTCAGTTGTTCAGAAAGATGATAACTCAAGAACACATGGCTGGCACTGAAGTCTGGGCAGTCTTGATACCTCAACCTGTGGCATCGGCACTAACTCCACAGCTATGGTATCCAAGGTCAATGGACACTGGGTGGCCCATTGGGTGTTAGGAATGGATGGTTGTGGAAAAACCACATATTTGGTGTCAGGAAACAACCCAGACTCACCCTTCCCTGTGATTTGATGGCTCAGGTGAGGCTTGGGGAGTGGTGAGTAGTGAAAGTAATCCCCTAGACCTGGAAACTCTCACCCGTTCTCTGTGTTGTCAAGTTCCTAGCCAATCAATAGTGTATCATATGTGTTGTGACGTCATCATATATTGTCTTGACCAGGCAACTCACATGCTTATTCCTGGGGAAGTCATCTGGAGTTTCCTCATCTGACAGGGGAAACATGTTACATTAGTTCTTAGAACAGATGAAGAGTTCTGAAAGAAAAGACTTTATTCATGTGTCATGACCTGATTTGTTCATTTTCCAACACAATGTgttgaactgaaaaagaaattctcTACCTACCTGCTGTGGCcaagtaaaaatatttctttatcaaATAATGTTATTCTTGTATTATTAAGAGTAATCAAAGATCTGAACCACGAGGGGAGCAGCTCCAGGGAAAGCAAGTAACATGGCCCTTGTGGGGTAGCCTGTGGGAACAAGGTTGATACAATATAAGAAAGTCTCCAGGCCCTTTTCTTGTTGTCTTTTGATTGGTATTTTCTTATCCATGtttgttccttttcttgtttCACGGACCAGGCCTCCTGAAACTCTTGAAATTTACTCTCTTTCATAGGTCAGGTGATGATTTCCGGGATACAGTTTGATAACCACACGCCAGAGGAATTGCCAACACTCGAGATTGAATACTCAACACTCAGTGAGGAGAATGAAGGTTTGTAGTTTCTGAACCTCGCGAAAGAGGGAAGGGCACTGAGATTCAGATCAATGATCAATGACCAATGATTCAATCAATAAGCCTGTTTGTTGAAACCTCAACAGTGCATAAATATTCCATGGTGAATTTAGTGCATGTTCTGCCAATATGCATTCATCTCAAAAGATTTCTTTACCTACTTACTGTGGGCCACAAAGAATATTTGGGTGTCAAATAATGAGTATTCCTCTATCATGAAAAATAATTAGAACAAGCTGGGATGAATGTTCTGCAGGGAATGAAAGAAACAGCCCTGAGTAGGCTGACTCCTGATACCAAAGCTGAGACATTGTTAGGAAAGTCTCCAGGCCCTTTCCCTTTTGACTATTGTGTATTATCCATAGTTATTCCCTCATTTGTCCACTGTTGATGACTATTTTATTATCCATATTTGATCATTGTTTTAGTTCATGGCTAGGCCTCCTGAAACTCTTGGAATTTACTGTCTCTCATAGGTATGAAGACAAGCCACAAACATGGCCTTGAGAAGCGTTCAGTAAGAGAAGTGTTTAAAAAGATCCTCGGTGGTGTGATTAAAGGTTTGTTCTTCCTGTACCTCTGGTGAGAGGAGAAGGCACTGAGACTGGGAACAGTCCTCACTGGCCAATGATTCAATCAAAACACCCGTTTAGTGAAACTTCAAGAAGAATTCAGGCATTCAGAGAACATTCATAGAGCTTCTGGGCTGCTAAAACAGGGAGGGTGGTGATGTCAGGGTCTTGTGTTCTCTAAGACAAGGAGGCTCCCCACAACTCCATTTCCACTTTGCCTTGCGCATCTACTCATTTTGGTGTGCCTAGAATTATCCTTAATAACAAGGTGCAATCCCTATATGAGTGGTCTTCCTGAGTTTGGTCATCAGATTAACTGAGTTATTGAACACGGAGGTGGGGTAATGGAACTTCCCAGTTTTAGACACTTTGTCAAATCATGAGGGATGGGCCCACATGGCTGGCATCTGAAGTGAGGACACTTCTGAGACCTCAACATGCAGAATGTATATTAACTCCCTCGAGTTTCTATCTGAATTAAATTGCGTTGTTGCACACCCAGTGGGTGTTTGGGGAATTGGATGTTGTTTCTAGAGACACCACATATTTGGTGTCAAGGAAACCCAACTCACTCTCCCTTGTGCTTTGGGAGCTCAGGTGAGTGCTGGGCCAGGGGAGTAATGAAAGTGGGACACTGCACCCAGAAGCTGTTACAAATTATTGGTATTTTCAGACTTCCCTTCAGAATAGGAGAGTGTATCAAGTGGGTTGTGACAGGGTGTATCTTGTTCGAACTCTGTCACCCTCATGCCATGTGTCCTCTGGCAAGTCATCCACAGTCCTCATCTGAACAGCAGATAAGTGCTGCATGAATTCTTGGAATATAATACCAGTCATAAATATAAACAGCTTATTCACATTGCATGGCCATTTTTGGTCATTTTACACCAGTAAATGTTCATGAAACATTTCTGTACCTACTTAGTTGggccagaaagaaagaatatttatggCTCAAGTGATGATTATCCCtctgtttaaaaattaatcacaGAGACCTAGAACACTGAGAAGAGCAGCTGCCAGGAAAGCATGAAACCCAGGCCTTGTGTGGTTGGTTCATGGGACCAAGGACTTTACAATATTAGAAAATTCCGCTGGCCTTCCCTTTTCTCACTTTttcctatcattttatttttcatatgtgaATGTTGTCCTGGTTCATGTTCCAATATTCtgaaatgtttgaaatttttgtCTTCCATAGGTTCCAAGATTGTCGGAAAGGGAGCCAGTATACTAGGAGGATTGGCTAAAATACTGAACGAAACAATGAAAGGTTAGGACTTTCTGAAcccctggggagagaggagggcacTGAGACTGAGATCAGTCACCACTGGCTTACGATTGAATACATATTGAACTCTTAGTGAAGCCTCAATGAAACTCAATGTATATTGGCTCAGAGAACTTATGAGGGGGGAAGAAGCAGTCGTGAGTTGAAGGTGCTCTGCTCAGAAAGGCATGGAGGCTGCATCCATCTCCACTCCTCCCATGTACTAAAGATCTCCTCGTAGTCACTGTTTCTGAGATTTTTCCTGTAATGTACACTGACAGCAGTGATTAAGAGTTTTCCTGAGTTTGGTTGCTGGTTTGATTGAGTTTTTGAGCACGGAGGTAGAGTTGTGGAAATTTAAAGTCTCAGTTACTTGGTCAGAAACATGATAACTCAAGAGGGCATGGCTAGCATCTGAAGTTAGGGCCATCTCCCTACATCAACCTGTGGCATTGGCCCGAACTTCACAGATGGTATCAGAAGTCAGTGGACTTTGGCATGTTGGGTGTTGGGAATTGGATGGTTGTTGGAAAAACTGTGTATTTGGTGTTAGGAAAAATCCCAGAGTCACCCACGATGGTGATGTGATGGCTCAGGTGAGGCTTGAGGATAGGTGAGTTAGGAAAGCAAGACCCTGGACCTGGAAACTCTCACCAGTTGTCAGTATTGTCAAGTTCCTAGCCAAGCAATAGTGTATCAAATGCGTATTGATGTGACAGTATCATGTCCTGACAAAGCCTCCTGAATGTGTGTCTTGGTGCAAGTAATctgcagttttctcatctgaacaGGGAATCATGTTACATGAGTTCTTAGAACAGATGATGAGTTATGAATAGAAACAGTTTATCCACGTGTCACGACCAGATTTGTCCACTTCCCACCACAATGcgttaatctgaaaaaatattctCTACCTACTTGCTGTGGCcaagtaaaaatatttctcattGGAAAAGGTTTATTCCTATATTATTAAGAGTAATAAAAAGATGTAGAGTCACGGAGGAGGGCAGCTGCAGGGAAAGCAAAAATCACAGCCCTTGTAGGGTAGCCTGTGAGAACAAGGCTTCACAATATAATGAATGTCTCCAGGCCCTTTCCCTTGTTGTCTTTTGACTGGTATTATCTTATCCATGTTTGATCCTTTTCCTGTTTCATATACCAAACTTCCTGAAACTCTTGAAATTTACTCTTTCATAGATGAGGTGATGATTTCAAGAATACAATTCTATAACCATACACAAGAGGAATTGCCAACACTTAAGATTGAATATGCAGTACTCAGTGAGGAGAATAAAGGTTTGTAGTTTGGGCACCTCGGGGAAGAAGGATGGGCGCTGAGATTCAGATCAATGACCCACATGGTTCGCATTTGAACTGAGGATAGTTCTGAGACATCAAAATGCAGAATGTATATTAACTCCCCTGATTTCCTATCCAAATTAAATTGTGTTGTTGCACATCCAGTGGGTGTTTGGAGAATTGGATGTTGTTTCGAAGGATACCACATATTTGGTGTCAAGGAAACCCAACTCACTCTCCCTTGTGCTTTGGGAGTTCAGGAGATTGCTGGTCCAGGGGAGAAATGAAAGTGGGGCACTGTACCCAGAAGCTCTGACAATTATTGGTATTTTCAGCGTTCCAGGCAGAATAGGATAGTGTATCAAGTGGGTTGTGTCATGATATATCTTGTTTAGATCATGTCACCCTCATGCCATGTGTCCTCTGGCAAGTCATCCATAGTCCTCATCTGAACAGCAGATAAGTGCTGGATGAATTCTGGGAACTTATTACGAATCATAAATATGAAGAGCTTATTCACATTTCATGGCCATGTTTGGTCATTTTATACCAGGAAATGTTCATGAAAAAATTCTATACCTGCTTACTTGgtgcaagaaagaaagaatatttatggATCAAATGAGGATTATCCCtctgtttaaaaattaatcacaCAGACCTAAACCACTGAGAAGAGCAAATGCTGGGAAGGCATGAAACCCAGCTGTTGGGTGGTTGGTTCATGGGACCAAGGCTTGTACAATATTAGAAAATTCTCCAGGCCTTTACTTTGTCTTACTTTTtcctaatgttttatttttcatatgtgaATATTGTCTTGGTTCATGGTACACTATTCCTGAAATGTTTGTCTTTCATAGGTGTCAAGATTGTCGGAAAGGGAGCCAGTATACTAACAGGATTGGCTGAAATAGTCAAGAAAGCACTTAAAGGTTAGGACTTTCTGCTcctctggggagagaggagggcacTGAGCCTGAGGTCAGTCACCACTGGCTGACGATTCAATACATATGACTCTGGAGTGAAACCTCAATACAAATCCATAAATATTGGCTCAGAGAGCTTATCAGGTGGGGCTAAATGGTCATGAGTTGAGGGTGCTCTACTCAGAAGGTCATGGAGGCCCATCCAACTCCACTACACCCACGCCCTATAGATCTCCTCCATTTCAGTGTTTCTGAGTTTTTTCCTGTACATTACTCTGAGAACAGTGATTAAGAGTTTTCCTGAGTTTGTTCCTGGTTTGATTGAGTTTCTGAGCATTGAGATAGAGTGGAAATTTCGAGTTTCAGTCACTTGTTCAGAAACATGACAACTCGAGAACACATGGCTGGCATCTGAAGTCTGGGCAGTCTCGATACCTCAACCTGTGGCATTGGCACTAACACCACAGATATGGTATCCAAGGTCAATGGACACTGGGCGGCCTGTTGGGTGTTGGGAATTGGATGGttgttggaaaaaccatatattTGGTGTCAGGAAAAAACCCAGACTCACCCTCCCCTGTGATTTGATGGCTCAGGGTGAGGCTTGGGGAGTGGTGAGTAGTGAAAGTAATCCCTGGACCTGGAAACTCTCACCCGTTCTCTGTGTTGTCGAGTTCCTAGCCAATCAATAGTGCATCAAATGGGTTGTGACGTCATCATATATTGTCTTGACCAGGCAACCCACATGCTTATTCCTGGGGATGTCATCTGGGGTTTCCTCATCTGAACAGGGAAACACGTTACATTAGTTCTTAGAACAGATGAAGAGTTATGAAAGGAAAGACTTTATTCATGTGTCATGACCTGATTTGTCTATTTTCCAACACAGTGTGTTAACCTGAAAAAATCATTCTCTACATACTTTCTGTGGCcaagtaaaaatatttctttatcaaACAATGTTTATTCCCATATTATTAAGAGTAATCAAAAGATCTGAGCCAGGTGGGGAGCAGCTGCAGGGAAAGCAAGAAACACAGCCCTTTGGGGTAGCCTGTGGGAGCAAGGCTGATACAATATAAAGAAAGTCTCCAGGCCCTTTCCCCTATTGTCTTTTGACTGGTATTATATCATGCATCTGTGTTCCTTTTCTTGTTTCACGGACCATGTCTTCTGAACTCTTGAAATTTACTGTCTTTCATAGGTCAGGTGATGATTTCCGGGATACAGTTTGATAACAGTACTCAAGAGGAATTGCCAACACTTGAGATTGAATACTCAACACTCAGTGAGGAGAATGAAGGTTTGTATTTTCTGTACCATAAGGAAGAGGGAAGGGCACTGAGATTCAGATCCATGACCAATGATCAATGATTCAGTCAAACGTCTGTTTCTTGAAACCTCAATAGCACATAAATATTTCATGGTGAATTTAGTGCATGTTACACCAATATGCattcatgtaaaaaataaatttaaattaaaaaaatttctttacctATTTACTTTGGGCCACAAAGAACATTTAGGTGTCAAATAATGAATATTCTGCTATCATGAAAAATAATTAGAGCAAGCTGGAATGAATGTCTGCAGGGAATGTAAGAAACAACCCTGTGTAGGTTGACTCCTGATGCAAAGCTGAGACATTGTTAGGAAAGTCTCCAGGCCCATCCCACGTTCTGTTTTGACTATTGCGTATTATCTATGTTTTATCCCTCATTTGTCCACTGTTGACTACTATTTTATTATGCATACTTGATCATTGTTTTAGTCCATGGACCAGGCCTCCTGTAACTCTTGGATTTATTGTCTTTCCTAGGTGTGGAGACAATCCATAAACAAGGCATTGAGAAGCGTGCAGTACTGCCCGTGGTTAAAGGTATCCTCGGCGGCGTGCTTAAAGGTTTGTGTTCTTCCTGTAGctctggggagaggaaagggcacTGAGACTGGAAACAGTCCTCACTGGCCCATGAGTCAATCAAAATTCCTGTTTAGTGAAACCGCAAGAAGAATCCACAAATGTGGGCATTCAGAGAGCCTCTGGGCTGTTAAAACAGGGAGGGTGGTGATGTGAGCATCTTCCTGAGTTTGGTCATGAGATTAACTGAGTTATTGAACATGGAGGTGGGTTAATGGAACTTCCCAGTTTTAGACACTTTGCCAAATAATGACAAATGGGCGCACATTGGCTGGCTCCTGAAATTGGGACAATTCTGAGACTCAACATGCAGAATGTATGTTACCTCCCCTGATTTCCTCTCCAAATTAAATTGCATTCTTGCATACCCCACGGGTGTTTGGGGAATTGGATGATGTTTTGAGAGACACCACATATTTGGTGTCAAGGAAACCCAACTCACTCTCCCTTGTGCTTTGGGAGCTCAGGTGAGTGCTGGGCCAGGGGAGTAATGAAAGTGAGAAACTGCATCCAGAAGCTGTTACCAATATCAGTGTTTTCAGAGTTCGGGGCAGAATAGGAGAGTATATCAACTGGGTT includes these proteins:
- the LOC132346840 gene encoding trophoblast Kunitz domain protein 1-like — protein: MKVGHCTQKLSPVTGTKIIGNGASILTGLAEIVKKALKGQVMILGIQFDNHTQEELPTLEIEYSTLSEEIKGVETIHKQGIEKRAVLPVVKGILGGVLKGVKIFGKGASILTGLAEIIKKALKGQVMISGIQFDNHTPEELPTLEIEYSTLSEENEGMKTSHKHGLEKRSVREVFKKILGGVIKGSKIVGKGASILGGLAKILNETMKDEVMISRIQFYNHTQEELPTLKIEYAVLSEENKGL